The following proteins come from a genomic window of Actinacidiphila yeochonensis CN732:
- a CDS encoding MlaE family ABC transporter permease: MSAPPQPAPQPAPQPAPPPASVRPRRRFRPTAPLRAAGEMTQLAAGTVRDTFRRPFQWRELIEQFWFVASVTILPAALVSIPFGAVIALQVGSLAQQLGAQSFTGGASVLAVIQQASPLIVALLIAGAGGSAICADLGSRKIREELDAMEVMGVSPVQRLVVPRVLATMLVAVLLNGLVSVVGTAGGYVFNVMLQHGTPGAYLSSFSALAQLPDLYISEIKALVFGFIAGITAAHRGLNPKGGPKGVGDAVNQSVVITFLLLFVVNVLLTAVYLHLVPQKGA, encoded by the coding sequence ATGAGCGCGCCCCCGCAGCCGGCGCCGCAGCCGGCACCACAGCCGGCGCCGCCGCCCGCGTCCGTCCGGCCGCGGCGCCGGTTCCGGCCGACCGCGCCGCTGCGCGCCGCCGGCGAGATGACCCAACTGGCCGCCGGCACCGTCCGCGACACCTTCCGCCGCCCCTTCCAGTGGCGCGAGCTGATCGAGCAGTTCTGGTTCGTGGCGAGCGTGACGATCCTGCCGGCCGCGCTGGTGTCGATCCCGTTCGGCGCCGTGATCGCCCTCCAGGTGGGCTCCCTCGCGCAGCAGCTGGGCGCCCAGTCGTTCACCGGCGGGGCCAGCGTGCTGGCCGTCATCCAGCAGGCCAGCCCGCTGATCGTGGCGCTGCTCATCGCCGGAGCCGGCGGCAGCGCCATCTGCGCCGACCTCGGCTCCCGCAAGATCCGCGAGGAGCTGGACGCCATGGAGGTGATGGGCGTCTCGCCGGTGCAGCGGCTGGTGGTGCCCCGGGTACTGGCCACGATGCTGGTGGCCGTCCTCCTCAACGGCCTGGTGTCGGTGGTCGGCACCGCCGGCGGCTACGTCTTCAACGTGATGCTCCAGCACGGCACCCCGGGCGCCTACCTGTCCAGCTTCTCCGCCCTGGCCCAGCTGCCCGACCTGTACATCAGCGAGATCAAGGCGCTGGTCTTCGGCTTCATCGCCGGGATCACCGCCGCCCACCGCGGCCTGAACCCCAAGGGCGGCCCCAAGGGCGTCGGCGACGCGGTCAACCAGTCCGTGGTCATCACCTTCCTGCTGCTGTTCGTGGTGAACGTCCTGCTCACCGCCGTCTACCTGCACCTCGTGCCGCAGAAGGGAGCCTGA